The Roseimicrobium gellanilyticum DNA segment GTGGCGAGGTCCTTGGTCTTGGCTCGTGTTTCAGTCCAGGCCTTGTCCGCGTACTCGCGCGCGTGGTGGGAAGCTTCCTCGGCGGAGTGCTTCCACTGCTGTGCACGGGATTCCGCTGCCTGGCGAAACTCCTGTGCCTTGGCGGTGGCGGCGGTGCGCAGATCCTCGGCGGCCTTCATGGCGCTGGCCTTGGCTGTCGCGAACGGATCCGTTCCCGACGGGGCCCCGAATGTGGGATCAATGGAATTGTCGCTCATGGTATTGGCAGGCTGGTGATGGTTTTCGAATTTCGCGAGTTTACCGAAAATTGATTCGGCAATTCAACAACAAGATGCACGGATGGCGAGGGAAATTGTGGAAGCGCGCCTCTGCGGAACATGGGCTAAATCAAACCTTGGCCGGTGGTGATTTTGGATTTTGTGGTGGGTCGCATGCCCTCGGTAGCATGCTGTTGCCGTTTGGTGGCTGAATGGAGGCAAACGGGTTGGGTTCGATTCGCGTCGCGGATGCGGTGGCGGACATGATGGGAATCGCAGACGGGCAGGCGCGAGGGTGTACGGAGGACGGCCAGAGATATCAAAACGACGTCGCGCAAGGTGGCCAGTCTGCCGGGAGTCAATAGGCAAGTCGAGTGGAGAAAAGCTAAGATTCTTGCTTAGCGATGTGCCGTGGGTTGGCGTGACGTGTCCAACAGGTGGCACCTCAAGGAAGCGGCCTCAGAGCAGGGCTGCGCGCAGGCCAAGGACGCGGCGCTTCGCGGCTGACGCGTCCCTGTCAGGGCGATTTTGGAGGGAACGGAGGTGTCCTTGAGCCCCGTGACGCGGCCCTTCGGATATAGGCATTTCCCTGCTCCAGCTAGCAAAGGCGTTCGGTTGCAAATTGCACGATGACGTCGAGTGGAAACGCGAAATTTCGCGAGGGTTGGAGGAATGCGACATCCGGTGAGGCTTAGGAAATTGTAAGTCATCCCTTTAGTTGCGAGTTGACAAAATGTTCACGATGAGGGATTCAGGTGTCTAAATGAGTATTTAATTTTGTGGTTCTTATAACATTATTTTTGCGATCAGGTGGTTGGACCTTGTAGATTTCGGGACCCCCAAGACAGCGACAGTCGATGCGGATAATCCGTATTGCGACATGGGGGATTGCGTATCAATCACAACAACCCCCACGTCATGTTCTCCCAAACTGCGCGTACGCGTCTCGGGCTCCTGCCCACGCTGGCTTTAGCCGGTTCACTCCTGTTCCTGCCGTCCCATGCCGAGGCAGGTCCTGTTGAGAAAAACCCCATCGGCAAAGGGACCGTCCAGGTGGCGGAAGCCCATCCGATGTACCTCGGCACCATCAACAGTGGCATCAAGACGAATGATGCCTACACGGATGGGAATTTCAGCATTGTGGCACCTCTCTGGAGCTCGCTCGGGGCCGACTCGACGCTGAATGGTGGCCTGCTCTTCCTGGAGCCGTATGTCTCCTATGGTGAGGGTGGGGAAGTGGCCGCGTCACTTGGACTGGGCTACCGGCATCTGTTTGGCACGCAGTCGGTGAGCGCGCTGACGAATCATGATGGTCACCAGGCGGGCTTCTTCGAAGAGGGTGCCTTCATCGGTGCGAACGTCTTTGTGGACATGCTGGACACGGATTCGGACAACCAGTTCTGGCAGCTGGGCGTGGGCCTGGAAGCGGGCACGCGGTATGTGGAGTTCCGGGGGAACTACTACATCCCCCTCTCCGACCGTCAGCTCGCAGAGGAGCGTCGCTCGCGGGAGACCTTCCGCAGCACGAGCAGCAGCACGGGCGGAGGCACTTCGACTTCGGTCACGCCCTTGGGCGACCCCTTCGCCACAGGGAATACGGTTTCGCAGGACGGCCTGTTCACCACCACCAGCTCACGCATCACGCGCACCACGACGACCACCACCACGATTGAGCGACTCTTCCAGCGCTTCGAAGAAGGCATGGAAGGTTGGGACGCCGAGGTGGCGGTGCTGGTGCCAGGGCTCGACCGGTATATGGATGTGATGCTGATTGGCGGGTACTACAGCTTCGACAATCAACCCTTTGGTCCGCAGCTCGGCGGCACGGGCAATGTGGAAGGCTGGAAGGCTGGCATTGAAGTGCGCCCCGTGCCGGCGCTCATTCTCAGCGGCACGTGGTATGAGGACGAACGCCTCACCGGCAGTGACTGGACGGCGGGTGTGCAGATTCAGGTTCCGTTTGAAGCGGGAGACCTGGGCGATGGCAAGGGCTTCTGGGATCGCA contains these protein-coding regions:
- a CDS encoding DUF883 family protein; protein product: MSDNSIDPTFGAPSGTDPFATAKASAMKAAEDLRTAATAKAQEFRQAAESRAQQWKHSAEEASHHAREYADKAWTETRAKTKDLATEAENFTREKPLQALLAAFGVGFLVGLILKR